One window of the Rhipicephalus microplus isolate Deutch F79 chromosome 2, USDA_Rmic, whole genome shotgun sequence genome contains the following:
- the LOC142796426 gene encoding uncharacterized protein LOC142796426: MLIVTSLLACGLLHYIIERALRSGSEKSRHLGYFIWHFVTSVLSETVPCWSKPNPVSQRVVTCFWLISVILVTTFFTAFMKASLLVKQDVERIWDIEDLAREEKIRPVLLRGSGFYQAIKFTHVEAFQKVYRRLVEQGGAMPAAELFSLSTLQDIQAERAAMLFTRVAINRRLHRHCPMLHGEFYYARHPVTQVPMAMFVRKGLPRAVRRTLDAK; this comes from the exons ATGCTGATCGTCACCAGCCTTCTGGCTTGTGGTTTGCTACATTACATCATCGAAAGAGCCTTGAGATCCGGCTCAGAGAAATCTCGCCACCTGGGATACTTCATCTGGCATTTCGTCACCAGCGTTCTTTCGGAGA CCGTGCCCTGCTGGAGCAAGCCAAACCCCGTCAGCCAGCGTGTCGTGACGTGCTTTTGGCTGATAAGCGTCATCCTGGTCACCACTTTCTTTACGGCGTTCATGAAAGCCAGTCTTCTGGTCAAGCAAGATGTCGAACGAATCTGGGACATAGAGGACCTGGCACGGGAGGAGAAGATAAGACCGGTGCTGCTGCGTGGGTCTGGATTCTACCAGGCTATAAAG TTCACACACGTGGAGGCGTTCCAGAAGGTCTACCGACGTCTGGTAGAGCAGGGTGGCGCAATGCCTGCCGCAGAGCTGTTCAGCTTGTCGACGCTGCAAGATATTCAAGCCGAGCGTGCAGCAATGCTCTTCACACGCGTGGCCATCAATCGACGGCTGCACCGTCACTGCCCGATGCTGCACGGCGAGTTCTACTATGCCCGGCATCCGGTCACCCAGGTGCCTATGGCCATGTTCGTGCGGAAGGGACTGCCCAGGGCCGTACGACGTACGCTGGACGCCAAGTAA